Sequence from the Terriglobia bacterium genome:
ATGGATGGCGGACCGACTGGGGGACTACACGGCCCGATATATGGGACGGGTATCTTTGAACCCGCTCGTTCACATCGATATCATAGGAACCATCGTATTTCCAGCCATCAATTTCTTTTGGGGAGTTCCCCTTCTGGGATGGGCAAAGCCCACGCCGGTCAATCCACTTCACTTGCGGGATAAGAGATACGGTCAACTCCGCGTTGCTGCCGCCGGGCCCATCAGCAATTGTATTCTCGCGGTGATCTTTATCATTGCCGACAAGGCACTGGTGATTCTGAGCCCGCTTTTCAGTACCAATGTGCTTACTCCGATGTTTCTCTTTTTTCAGCTTGCGATTTATTTGAACATCGGACTTGCAGTGTTCAATCTGATTCCAATTCCTCCGCTGGATGGGAGTCATATCTTGGAAGCCCTCCTTCCTTACGAAGCGGCGCAGAAGTTTCAAGGTATTCAACGCTATGGCGGGATTCTGTTAATGTTGATGGTTTTCACGCCAGTATTTAGCATCATCTATTCGCCCGTGCTTATTTTTTTGCGATACCTCTTCTACTGGTTCAACCTGCCTATGCCCGTGAGATGGTAATCTTGTGAGAGGTCGGGCAGACAGCGACCGCAAACACAAGCAATGGAGCGTCGCCTCGGATCGCGGAGTATTTGATTCATGAATTTCGAACAGGAAGCGTTGTTATAACGTGGATGGCAGCCAACAGGTGGGTAAAAACAAGCGCGTCCTCAGCGGCATGCGGCCGACGGGCCGGCTCCACATCGGTCATCTCGTCGGGGCCCTGCAGAATTGGGTGAAACTCCAGAATCAATACGAGTGCTTTCACTTTATTGCTGACTGGCACATGTTGACGACGGACTACTCCGACACCTCGAACCTGGAAGACAACCGGTTCCAGATGATCCTGGACTGGCTGGCCTGCGGGCTCGATTCAAACCGATCCACGCTGTTCATGCAATCTTCGATCAAGGAGCATGCAGAGTTGCATTTGCTGCTTTCCATGATTACGCCGCTCGGCTGGCTGGAGCGCGTCCCCTCTTACAAGGAGATGCGGGAGAACCTGGCGGACAAGGATCTCAACACATACGGCTTTCTGGGGTATCCCCTTTTGCAGTCAGCCGACATCCTGATGTACAAAGCCGATTTTGTGCCGGTGGGCGAGGACCAAGTTCCCCATGTCGAACTCACCCGCGAGATCGCGCGACGCTTCAATTTCACGTATGGCCGGAGCGGGGCCGGGCCGGTCTTCCCGGAGCCACAGGCGCTCCTCACTCCGGTCCCGCGATTGCCCGGAACCGATGGTCGGAAGATGTCGAAGAGTTTTGGTAACGATATTAAACTCAGTGATGATCCGGCCCTCGTGGAGAAGAAGATTCTCCCCATGGTGACGGATCCGGCGCGAAAGCGGCGGCAGGATCCCGGCAATCCCGATCTCTGCCCCGTGTTTGATTATCACAAGGCCTTTTCGACGGACGAGACGCAAGGGTGGGCGGCGCACGGCTGCCGCACCGCCGAAATCGGATGTATCGATTGCAAGCGCGGACTTTTGAAACATCTGCTTCCCGTCCTCGAGCCGATTGCCGCCAGGCGCCGCGAGCTGGAGGCCCACCCGGACGCCGTTCGAGAAGTCCTCGACGCCGGCAACCAGACGGCCCGGCAAGTGGCTCAAGCCACAATGGACGAAGTCCGGAAAACCATGTTGTTGTAACCCGGGACACCGAAATGCAACTTGAGCTCAAATTCCAACTCCCCGCCTACGAAGGACCGCTCGACCTCCTTCTTGATTTGATTCGCAAGCAGGAGATCGACATTTACGATATTCCCATCGCCCGGATCACGCGCCAATACCTGGATTACATGCGCGCCCTGGAAGAGCTCGACATCAATTTGGGGGGGGACTTTATCCTGATGGCGGCGACCCTGATTCACATCAAATCCAAAATGTTACTGCCGCCGGATCCGGAGGAAATCCGCGAGGGCGAACCCGGGGACCCCCGCGAGGAGTTGGTACGGCAACTGTTGGAGCATGAGAAATACAAGAACGCGGCCGAGATGCTTCAGCAAAAAGGAATGATCGAGGGAGCCACCTACAGCCGGGTGGAACTGGAGAAATGGATTGACGAATCGGGGGAACCGGAAATTTCGGTCACGCTTTACGATCTTGTCATGACCTTTCGGGCGGTCATGGAGCGCGCCAAGTTACGCACGCCCCTCGAGATTGTCCACGACGAGATGACGGTCGGGCAGATGATTGCCCACCTCCGGATGCTCTTCGAAGATTCCACAAAGCCGATTCTGTTGACCCAGATCTTTGAATCCTACACTACCCGTCGGGCGCTGGTGGTGACTTTCCTGGCGCTGCTGGAGTTGGTGCGGCTGCATGCCATTCAGCTCTCGCAGAAAGCCACGTTTGGTCCCATTTACGCCCAAAAGAAGGACAACTTTGAGAACGCCGTTGCTCATCTGAATACTGCATATCTGGAGTCGGAGGAGAGTCCGGAGCCCACGATTCAATAAAGTTGTGGATGGAGGTTGCGGGAGCGGGAACCTGTTCCAATCCGGCAATCCCCCCACAGGAAAGCCAGACCTGAAAGAGAAGGAATCATGACTGAACAAGAATTAAAATCCGTAGTTGAAGCCATTGTCTATATCGCCGCCGAACCGGTCCCGCTGAAGACGCTCCGCGACCTGTTTCCGAACGAGCCCACGGAGAAGATCGCCGCGGTGGTCGATGAGTTGACGGCGGAATATCAAGCCTCCCACCACGGCATTGAAATCCGGGAGGTGGCGCACGGCCTGAAGATGTCGACCAAACCCGAGCACTACGACATTCTCAAACAGTTTGCGCGGTCGCAACGACCCCCCACCCGGCTCTCCCTCTCCGCCCTTGAGACCCTGGCCTGCATTGCCTACAAGCAGCCGGTGACGCTGCCGGAGATCCAGCAGATTCGAGGGGTGAATGCGTCCAGTGTGATTCACACCTTGCTCGAGAGAAAGCTGATCACGGCGGCCGGCCGCAAAGCGGTGGTCGGCAGGCCCATTCTGTACCGAACGACCAAGGAGTTCCTCGTTCATTTCGGACTGAAAGACCTTTCGGAACTCCCCACGCTCAAAGAATTTGAGGAGATCGCCAGCCACGCTGCATTCTCCCCCGATAATTCTTCGGGGCATTCCGACCCCTCCTCGCTCGACTCGTCGGGGGCCATCCCCGGTTCATCGGGGACAGGTGGTCTTGCTGATCCGTCAGCAGAGTCGCTGCAGATTCTCGACGATCCCGCGGAGGATGGACCGTTCTATTGACAGACGGAATTGAGCTGCAACGAGAACCTGCATAACCTCATTGAAGACCGATTGCCGGGGCAGACAAGCAAGCGAAGGGACAGACGACAACTGTTGGGAACTTTCGACGTGGACGAGCGATTGGTGTCTGTCTCTGTAATTATTGTAAGATGAAGTTTTCCCGAGTCACCTCCGACCCATGCGAGAACGAATTCAAAAGATCATCGCCGAAGCTGGGATTTGTTCGCGTCGGCACGCGGAGAGCCTGATCCTTTCAGGCTGCGTGTCGGTCAACGGCAAAATGGAGACGACCTTGGGAACCAAGGCTGACCCGGAAGTCGACTACATCAAGGTCAACGGCAAGCTCCTGCACACCCCCCCGCAACACATTTATGTCCTGCTCAATAAACCCAAGGGCGTCGTTTCCACGGCCTTCGACCCCGAAGGACGGACCACGGTGACCGAGTTGATTCGGGGGGTACAGCAGCGGATCTACCCGGTGGGCCGTCTCGACTACAACACCGAGGGGTTACTCCTGCTGACCAACGACGGCGATTTTGCGCAGATTGTCATGAAAGCGGGAGTCCATTGTCCCAAGACTTATCTCGCCAAGGTGCGCGGTACCCTCGGGGACGAGGCTCTGGAACGGCTTCGCAAAGGGATCGTCCTTGACCGGGTCAGAACCGCACCCGCCCGCATCATCCCCGTGAGAAAAGCTGACAATAGCTGGTACGAAGTTACCCTGACTGAGGGGCGAAACCAGCAAATCCGGAAGATGTTCGAGTTTGCGGGGCATCCTGTGGAAAAACTCAAACGCACCCGGATCGGGTTCCTGGAGGATTCAAATCTGCGGCCGGGAAAATATCGGTCCTTAACCCCGCAGGAGGTCGCTCGATTCAAGAAAATGAGGATGAAGTCTTCACCCGGGCCTCCGTAATGATCGAGGGACCGATCCTCTCCGCGGACTGGCCATTCCTCAAGTCGGAACTGCGGAGCTCAGAAGATTGGCCCTTGCCGCCTCCCCTTTGTCGAATCACATGGAGTTTTCGCCTGCGGGCGTGATAGGATGTTTGTTGTTCGGGCACCTCAGTAAGTGTAAGAGCGATCTTCAGGGCTGAGATGAACCTCTACGACAAGATCTTTGCCGATTCCAAAACCATTGCCGTTGTGGGGCTGTCGTCCAATCCGTCTCGTCCGAGTTATGGCGTATCGCGCTACATGCAGTCGGTCGGATATCGCATCATCCCCATCAATCCCAACGAAACTGAAGTTTTGAATGAAAAATCCTATGCCCGTTTGGAAGACGTCCCTGTCCCGGTGGACATTGTAGATATTTTCAGGCGCTCGGAGTATGTCGAGCCCCTGGTGGACAGTGCCTTGAAGATCGGCGCCCAAGTGATCTGGATGCAGGAGGGGGTGTTTCACCGCCAGGCGGCCGAACGCGCCCGTCAGGCGGGGTTGATTGTCATCATGGACCGATGCATCTTAAAGGAGCACATGAGTTGGGTTTATACCCATCAACATGCCTCCCCTTTACAACCCACCAGCGAAGTGTTCTAATACGACGGCTTTTGGGTTGGATTGAAACGCCTTCATAATTAATTAGTTTTTCAAAGATGCATCTTCCGGCAACACTTCCCAAAAGGCCATTGTCTAACTTTGAATGAGAGGCTAGCGGACGCCACAAGCTTGATCTCTTTAATCCGTTTACCCATTCTGTGCCCATGACGAAATTCGATACCACCCCCCGAGTCCTCATCGTGGACGATGAAGTGCGCTTGACGGAGAGTCTCGAATCGCTCGCCCTGGCGATGGGGTTTGTATGCCAGGTGGCGCATTCAGGGTACGACGCCCAGGAAATGCTGATGGCGGAAGAGTTTGACCTGATCATCACTGATCTCCTGATGCCCGGCGTCAGTGGATTTGATCTCATCGATTTTGCGCGCGGGCGCGGGCTCTGGACCCCCATCGTGGTCTTAACCGGGCAGGGAACCGTCAATGCCGCCGTCCAGGCCATGCGGCAAGGGGCTTACGATTTTGTGGTCAAGCCCTTCGACCCCGATCGATTCCGGACTGTCCTGATTCATGCGCTTGAAAGGAGCTCGTATGAGCGCAAGCGGCTGGAACATATTCGGCACGAAGAGCAGCTCCAGGCCGAGGTTCGGGAGTCCAAACAGTATCTGGAGCTGGTTCTGCAAAGCGCGGAAGATGTCGCCATCATCACCACCAACCGCGAGGGCAAGATCAAGACCTTTAACACGGGCGCCGAGAAGCTTCTCGGGGTGCCCCTCGACCAGGTCCTTGGGCAGCCCATTGATCTCTGGTTTCCAAATGCAAAGATCATCAAGCACGCCCATGATTTTCTGAATGGACAGCGTCGCGAGGCGTGGCGGGAGGAATTGGCGTTTGAGAATCTGCATGCCACCCAACTCTGGATCCACGTCGTCATGCGCTGGATGGAGTCCCCTTCTCCTTCACTCGCCGGATTGATTGTGGTGGCGACCGACATTACCCAGCGGCACATCCTCCGGGAGAAGCTGAAACTTCTCTCCATCACCGACGACCTGACCGGCCTATATAATCAGCGCTATTTTTACGAATCCCTGCGGAGGGAAATCGAGCGCTCCAACCGTCGAAGCGCCCCGTTTGGACTGGCCATGTTTGATATCGACCATTTCAAACGATACAACGATGAATTTGGACACTTGAAGGGCGATGAGATTCTGAGCCGCCTGGGGGAAATCGTCCGATCGACCATCCGCCGGATTGACTACGGATTCCGGTATGGCGGCGATGAGTTTGCGGTCCTGCTGCCGGAAACCGAACTGGAACACGCCGTCTTGATCACGGAGCGCATCCGCGCCAACACCAAAGTGGAGTTCAAAGGCCAAGTCACCCTGTCGATCGGGGTGGTGCAAGGCAAATCGCCCTGCGATGAGCGACGCCTGATTGAGGCCTCTGACCGGGCCATGTATGAATCCAAGCGCGCCGGCGGCGATTACGTCTCCTTCATCAGTAAGCCCATGACGCTCACCCAACAATAAACGTGGCCATGAGAGGTTGCCGGCTTCACCTCAGCGGAAGAGGGGCTTCAATCCTGTTCCCAACCTCAATTCCCGTTCCCTCGATCAGCTTGACCAATCTGCAATTTCAAATTAAAGATACAAGAGCGTGATGCTGGCGGGCACGAGAACAGTATCCTGGAGAGGGCTCGGACCGCCTTCAGTTCCATGCGCTCATCCAGCTCCCGGCGAAACGCTTCGGCTCACAAGCATCCGCCGGTCGAAGATCGGTTTGCCTATTAACCGGACTGTGCGACGGCAGCCTCCCACCCTGACAATTCCCTCGACAACAGTCGGAGGATCATTCAGATTCGGCCTACTGAGGCGCTTCCCCACTCCTCTTCAATTCCCCCGACGGCAGTCGGGCGATGGTTCAGGTTCCACCTCCACGACCAGAAGCCCGCACTTTTCGAAGAGCTTCAACCGCTCCACTGCTATCATCGCGCACCGAGCCGGCTGCAATTATGCTGATTCACCATCATTCCGGATTACTTCGCGAGTGCAACGACACGATCGAGAATTGCTTTCGCCTCGAATGGCGCACTCTTCTCAGTCGTGTCATCCCAAAAAACAAAGTAAGCCCGTTCCTTGCCATCGGGTTCGCGACGGCGCAAGGCGAGCAAGGTCAGGTAGCAATCCATGCATTTGCCGACCGTTGATCCGCCCCAACTGGAGGGCTTGGCACGAGTGATGAATTGCGTCAACCCCTGCAGGGCCTCACGAGTGAGTTCGTTCCTGCATTTCGTGTGAGGAGCGTTACATTCGACGCTCCCGTTTGAGGTGATCGCAATGTCGCCCCTGCCGGCCCCGTTGAATCCGCCGCGCGTGATCACCTGCACGACCCATCCATTCTCCGCCTCCGGCACCTTCACCGAATTAATGGCATCAGCAAAGAAGGTTGGAACCGGAGTGCCGTCAATCAGAATTGCATCCTCTCCGGAGGACAGAGTGTGTTTATGAGTAGAAGCGGAGGGAGACTGGCCGATCAGGCTCATCGGCACAAAAATCAGCAGAGGTACAAATGCAACCCCGCTCTGAAACCCTCGAATAAATCTCCGCATTCGTCCAAGAATCATCTTGTTGTCCTACGTCGCTATCACCTTTCATGGACTGACGGCAGGTGAACCGCTTGATGCTGACATCATCCCGCTCAACACCGCATTGAATGCCTGGACCCGCATGCGAGTATTCTTGATCCCTTTGGCGATTGCCAGGACATCATCCAACCTTCTGTTGGCCAACCATTGGAGCACCTCCAAATACTGCTTTTCAATTTTTGAGTTCGGTTCAAAGGGCTGGTCCGCATCAGGACGGACCTGTTCGAACTCATTGAAAAGCCGCTGCATCCTTTCGGGAATCCTCTCAGGGGCCACCGTACCCGACACTTGGAGAATCAAGAAGAGAAACTGAATTCGCCAACTGGCGTACGCGGTGATCTTCCCTGACGACGAACGACCACCCGGAATCTTCTGGAGGTGTTCTTCGGCCTCGTCAAGAAGCTTGGCGGCCACGTCGGGATGAGTATCCTGCAGGGTGCGCGCCAGTGTGATATGTTGGACGAAGTTCCCGCTTGGATCTTCAATTCTATTGACGAGTTCATAAGCGCTTTCATATTCCTTCTGGTTCATCGCCTCATAAAAATCCCGGAACGTTTTTGGCGCGCTTTCCATCACCCTTCGAGTGATCTCCTCATTCGACTCCTTCTTGGGAGGAGGGTACTTCTTCAATAGTTCGGCGATATGTTCCGCAACGGCTTCGTCGGCAGGCCTAATGGCGAC
This genomic interval carries:
- a CDS encoding site-2 protease family protein; translation: MPFDPERIAVFAVFMLVLLLSLSWHESAHAWMADRLGDYTARYMGRVSLNPLVHIDIIGTIVFPAINFFWGVPLLGWAKPTPVNPLHLRDKRYGQLRVAAAGPISNCILAVIFIIADKALVILSPLFSTNVLTPMFLFFQLAIYLNIGLAVFNLIPIPPLDGSHILEALLPYEAAQKFQGIQRYGGILLMLMVFTPVFSIIYSPVLIFLRYLFYWFNLPMPVRW
- the trpS gene encoding tryptophan--tRNA ligase; protein product: MGKNKRVLSGMRPTGRLHIGHLVGALQNWVKLQNQYECFHFIADWHMLTTDYSDTSNLEDNRFQMILDWLACGLDSNRSTLFMQSSIKEHAELHLLLSMITPLGWLERVPSYKEMRENLADKDLNTYGFLGYPLLQSADILMYKADFVPVGEDQVPHVELTREIARRFNFTYGRSGAGPVFPEPQALLTPVPRLPGTDGRKMSKSFGNDIKLSDDPALVEKKILPMVTDPARKRRQDPGNPDLCPVFDYHKAFSTDETQGWAAHGCRTAEIGCIDCKRGLLKHLLPVLEPIAARRRELEAHPDAVREVLDAGNQTARQVAQATMDEVRKTMLL
- a CDS encoding segregation/condensation protein A gives rise to the protein MQLELKFQLPAYEGPLDLLLDLIRKQEIDIYDIPIARITRQYLDYMRALEELDINLGGDFILMAATLIHIKSKMLLPPDPEEIREGEPGDPREELVRQLLEHEKYKNAAEMLQQKGMIEGATYSRVELEKWIDESGEPEISVTLYDLVMTFRAVMERAKLRTPLEIVHDEMTVGQMIAHLRMLFEDSTKPILLTQIFESYTTRRALVVTFLALLELVRLHAIQLSQKATFGPIYAQKKDNFENAVAHLNTAYLESEESPEPTIQ
- the scpB gene encoding SMC-Scp complex subunit ScpB, translated to MTEQELKSVVEAIVYIAAEPVPLKTLRDLFPNEPTEKIAAVVDELTAEYQASHHGIEIREVAHGLKMSTKPEHYDILKQFARSQRPPTRLSLSALETLACIAYKQPVTLPEIQQIRGVNASSVIHTLLERKLITAAGRKAVVGRPILYRTTKEFLVHFGLKDLSELPTLKEFEEIASHAAFSPDNSSGHSDPSSLDSSGAIPGSSGTGGLADPSAESLQILDDPAEDGPFY
- a CDS encoding rRNA pseudouridine synthase, coding for MRERIQKIIAEAGICSRRHAESLILSGCVSVNGKMETTLGTKADPEVDYIKVNGKLLHTPPQHIYVLLNKPKGVVSTAFDPEGRTTVTELIRGVQQRIYPVGRLDYNTEGLLLLTNDGDFAQIVMKAGVHCPKTYLAKVRGTLGDEALERLRKGIVLDRVRTAPARIIPVRKADNSWYEVTLTEGRNQQIRKMFEFAGHPVEKLKRTRIGFLEDSNLRPGKYRSLTPQEVARFKKMRMKSSPGPP
- a CDS encoding CoA-binding protein, with product MNLYDKIFADSKTIAVVGLSSNPSRPSYGVSRYMQSVGYRIIPINPNETEVLNEKSYARLEDVPVPVDIVDIFRRSEYVEPLVDSALKIGAQVIWMQEGVFHRQAAERARQAGLIVIMDRCILKEHMSWVYTHQHASPLQPTSEVF
- a CDS encoding diguanylate cyclase, whose product is MTKFDTTPRVLIVDDEVRLTESLESLALAMGFVCQVAHSGYDAQEMLMAEEFDLIITDLLMPGVSGFDLIDFARGRGLWTPIVVLTGQGTVNAAVQAMRQGAYDFVVKPFDPDRFRTVLIHALERSSYERKRLEHIRHEEQLQAEVRESKQYLELVLQSAEDVAIITTNREGKIKTFNTGAEKLLGVPLDQVLGQPIDLWFPNAKIIKHAHDFLNGQRREAWREELAFENLHATQLWIHVVMRWMESPSPSLAGLIVVATDITQRHILREKLKLLSITDDLTGLYNQRYFYESLRREIERSNRRSAPFGLAMFDIDHFKRYNDEFGHLKGDEILSRLGEIVRSTIRRIDYGFRYGGDEFAVLLPETELEHAVLITERIRANTKVEFKGQVTLSIGVVQGKSPCDERRLIEASDRAMYESKRAGGDYVSFISKPMTLTQQ